The Dasypus novemcinctus isolate mDasNov1 chromosome 22, mDasNov1.1.hap2, whole genome shotgun sequence genomic sequence AGTTCCTACTATACTTCTTATGAAATCCCTTAGGATGCTCCTTTTTTTAAGAGCATAAGGAATGACCTAGTGAATAAGACAAAGTATCTTTGAGAAGCTAATGACCCTACAGACCAAGGTTGAGAATAGAAGATGCATGGAACAGAAGATGTCAATAAGGACAACAGGATTCCAAATGGACAGAGGCCAGATGGCAGCACTAGCCACCAGCATCCAGCAGGCTAGAATTAACCTCATGGATATAATTGTCTTCATGGCTAGGAGAGCTGGATCAGCatccaggactccttgaccccaCAAATTAGTGGTGGTGGCTAATAGTCTACAATTTTCCTGGGAGAAAGACAGATGTAGAGACAACTGGAATTTTGCTTGAGTTTTGTACTCAAAAAGCTTTAATTGTTGTGAAATGGAAGTGGGAAGTCCAATAGAAAATCATGATCCTCAACCAGTGTCCTTACCTAAGCCAATTCTCAAACCCTAGAGCCTGTCAAATATAGGGAGGGATAGATCTTTAAGGAAGCCCTTTAGAATTCCACCCTGCAAGTATATGCAATATTTTACCTAATATTTCCTCAAGGGAATCTGTGGTCATTTACCAGAGTAATGGGATAAAGGGAAAAGATAAATATTGAATGAAGAGGCTGAGGGCTCTTGAATGTTAGGGGCACTAAGACCAGGGCACACAAGATGTGCTCGTGCCCCAGCAGCAGCAGGGGCTGACAGAGGAGGGGAGGTAATGGAGAACTAGCCTAAGTCAACTATACTAGATCCAGTGGGTGTGCACACCTACCTTGTGGTTAATTCTCTGGTCTCTGAATGCATAATGGGGATGGATAAACGTTACATCCAGAAAAAACCTTTCACTGATGCTCTAATGGAGTAAATGCCCAGAGAAAAACCATAAAACTGGCCTTCCTCAGCCAAGATCTGAAGCAATCCTACATCGAGAGGATGCATATATCAGTCCTGCCCTTGAAACATAACTGTTGAAGAATAAAGGGTCAGGGCTCCCATCTCAAAGATAACAGGCACTGCGATAGAAGACAGTGAGATATCTTAAATCAGCAAGTGGGTACCTCAGTGGCAGCTGCTCTGTCATTTGTACAGTCTTTACCAGAAGAAGTTGCTATAGCCTCTAGCATGTGATTAgtctctattaatttctgttttcagTAATGAGAAAGCTGAACCTGGGGTGTCTCTCCTTGGCTGCATACTGCATTCTCTCAAGGCTAACCACATGTCATGCTTCCCAGCTGGGTGCCATGTCTCATGTGGAATGAGCACTCATGGCAGGATAAACTGAggtcattttttcatgtgatggTCATTCTCCAGGTGTAGCTTCTCTTCACCTGCGAAGGTGACCCAGACCATTCCACTGCTTGCTTTGGGAGTTGTAACTCTACTTCTTGCAGCAGTGAAGGGAAGTGGTCCCATGTAATCAGTATGTCCATGGAGAACGGTTTTACCCCCACCCCATGCAGCACGGCCCCATCATATTCAATGccagtgttttgttttgaagCTCAGGTCATAGTCTTAGGCTGTGTTTTACCCTGTGATAGCCCAGAGGCAATCCGTTTTTTTGTGCCCACTCCACAGGCCAGAGGAGACCCTGAGACCTGAGGATCTAAGGGCCCAGATTGCCTCCTGGGAGGGGAAGTTCAGGGGTGCAGCTGTCAGTCTCTGTGGGATACACTGGACACACTGTGCAAGGATGGACTTTAGGTCATTCATAGCCATGTCTTGTGAGTCAAGCATGTGTGGAGATGAGCGAGGTTGAGAGCTATTTCCAGGTGTGGCGCTCCACACACACTGGAGCTCTTTCTTAGGAGAAAATGACTTTGTCTCCATTGGCCTGACCCCTCTGCCAGGCTTTTGCCCACTGCCCAAGAATTAGTGACGTGGTGGAGTTTGGGCAACTGCAGCTCAGAGCATCCTGGAGGGTTAGCGGGGCTGCTCCCAGCTCTGCCGACAGTGTGGGCCCCACACAGCCATCTTGGGCACATGGGGGCTTGAGGCCAGGTGACCTGCCATGGATCCCAGCAAGATGCATTGTACACCATGATGCCATTGTCAAAGGGAGATACACCGACTGCCTTTCCATGCTCCAGTGGTTCCCAGGGGCTCCCCACTTGGCTAGAAGAGGGGACAACAGTGGTGCCATTGCCAGGTCTCAAGATCTGTGGAAAGGGATTGAGCAGGGGAGGCAGCTCCTCCTGGACTGGGAAAGGCTCATTGTCAAGTTCAGCCTCCTTATCACCAGTGAGGCTTCAGGGCAGTGCTGGCCTCCTGCTGGGATTCTCCGTCACCCTCACCCACGGCACTGCAGGAATCTGCACTGCAGTGACCAGCATGGCCTTGTTAGCGATACCTTCTggattttatatttctattttataattttcctttaaaatcagTTTTCTGATGTAATTCAAGTCCAATCAGTCTGTATTCCTTTGAAAAATAATGAGGTCATATGAATTCCATATGTTAATACTTTTTGACATCTTCCTCCATTTCTGGTAAACAATGTAAAAAAAGAAGGCCATACATGAACAAACTTTTTCTAAATGTATCTATAGTATAAAGGGACAAATACAAAAACTGTAAAAATTTAATAATAGGAGAATGTTTGGGGaagtatatatataattaatgtatataattcacatataaattatatatgtaaatattattttataaaagaatattatacaGCTAAAGTGTGTATTAAAATGTTATGACGGAAATGATAGTGTTCTACtgataggatttttttcttttttttaattgcatttttttgaagatacatagatcatgaaaactgctacattaaaaaatataagaggttcccatatacgcctcacccaccccatcccactcctcccacatcaacaacctctttcatcattgtggcacattcattgcatttgatgaatatattttggagcactgctgcaccacctggataatagtttatattatagtttatactctcccccagtccattcagtgggttatggcaggatatataagatggatttttaaagtttataaaaatgcACTTTACACAAAAGAAAATTTGTTAGATAAAATATATGATATTACTAACAAGtgattttctttgagtttatatCTTGGCTGATGCTAAACAATTTCCATGTTCTTTATTAAAAATCTTGGATGATCacatattaaattattaatttcttaaaccaacttttcaaaaacttttatgTTTGAATACCACATCATTTCCTCTCTTTCTGCCCAAGTGAATAACTACTAAATTGAAACCTCCATGTGTTCATTCAAATGTCAAATGACTTTACATGACATAATTTTCAAACAGCAGATAATTTTCAAACCAATGAACTATAGAACAACTATTTTCATACATGCACCATCAGAGGGTTCACTGAGGTCATTTACCCTTTGCTCTCCAATTTAAATAACTCCAAATTACTTTTCATGGTCCAGGTTTCATGACTCTAATCTTCACCCTGGCCTCCTACATGTGTGTTGGTAGAGAGTTCACCTCCATTCTCTCTGACACACATATTGAAGAGTTGCTACTAGTACGGTTGataatttacattttggtttacccTTTGTAGCACACAATTtcgtgggttttgacaaaatgtgtaatggctcaTATCCCTCACAATGACCAGTTAATCTTGAGGGTCTCTGGAGTCCTCAGGGGTAAAGAAGAGCACAGAGCATTGTGTGAATGGCATCTGATTGGTTTTATCTAAGGTACAACCTTCTGTCTGTGACTACCACGCTGCTGAAGTTCATAAAAGCTTTTCTCCTTGCATAAATGCATGAAGAAACTAGTGAGGAGAGCCCATGCCAGTCAAATGTGCCTGTGACTGAAGATAATATCTAGGAAGCTCTTTCACCTCATCATGAGGGTGGTTctcatattaaatttttttatccaGTCCAGGTTTTATGCTAATTTCATTCTTAATTTGTGTAAAGAAAGAGAGTTGACTAGGAATGTCACAAGGGTTGAAAGCTCAAAACATCTTTGCATTGCTCAGCCTGACTTTGGCCCCAGAAAGACATGGATATCTCTGTGACTCTTAGAAAGGAGGTGAGTGATCTCCACTGTGGAGGGTTGTGTTACCTGACGGGTCAGCTTCATTCAGGAACATCTGAACCACATCTCTGCCCTGGGTTGTATCACATGAAATAATCAAGTTTCCTGGAAACCTTGTCGTAAATCTCAAGGATTTTAAGCTATTCCACAGATAGTTTTTTTAGCAGGCAccgggattgaacctaggacctcatacctgggaagcagaggctcaactactgagctacatcagctccccaatgagacttggttggtttgtttttatgaggtactggggatcccCAGATCTCGCAGGTTGGAAGCAGGGGtgcaaacacttgagctacatctactcacTACCCACAAATAATTTTCATCCTGCCACCCTTTGAGTAAGCATTTGCTCATTCAACCTCCACACTTAAAAACAGTCTGTGGAAATTTTTTAAGTGGAAGAAGAATTAGTAGgatttaaatttcctttaatttGTGTAAATTATATAAACAGGGAGAGATTGAATGAGAGTGGAATGAACATGTTCTTCGTTAAGGGTAACTTCACATTTCTACTCATGTTAAAGAGGATTTGGTGGGTGAGCTGACATCAGTTTCATACAAACTGTGAGGCAGAGTGGTggatatgaaaaaaacagaaggaaaaacagcTGCTGAGTACAATCCTCTAAGAAAACTGTGTTCCCCAAATTATGCTAGCAACAGAGAAAAAGTGGCATAAGCTTTTCATCCTGCCATATTTTACTTTCCAGGGCTGTGGAAATAAGTTCTGTCCCCACCGATAGTGAGCTGGTTGTCTGTTTCCTCACCTGCATGCAAGCTGGGCTTGCCAGAGTATTATTGTTTAATGATAACCAGGTCACATTCATTAAACACTTCCTCTGGTTCAGGCACTGTCCTGAGTTCAGAGTGACTCATGTGAGCTTGGCAGTAACTGTCCAATGCTACTGTTAGATACATTTcagtccctctcctttttcttaccTGCTAACCTACCTTCATAAACATTTTGTTACTCTCAATTCAGAGATGGAAAACATGACAGAAGCTTGTCCACCTATGTGGTCAGATGTAGTTGGGCAGACTGTGGCTCCAGAGGAAGTTTTCCCAACAGCTAACTTTTAAAGGTGATATTTTAAAGAACAATGCACAAAGGGATAGAGAATGGAACATTTCCTTGCTTTGAATTGTGTTTCTTTAGTGATGGGaaagtctcatttttaaaaaatgtttgttattttatatttttcttccccaaatcacttatttatttacattgctctttttttttctcttggactTATTGTCTTTTACTCATAAAAATTATACagtaattctttatatttttattaaccaAATTTTGATATAAACACTGCATAGTTCTCCATCTTGtcatttatcttttatctttGCATATGGTCTTTGttaatatattacttttaaatttatgtgATCAGAAAATAATCATTTATAGTTTCTACCTTTGGTGCTATGATATCATCTTTTGCAACTTAAAGATAGAAaccctttatttttctcccatgttttcctactattatttctcattttttaattttacagtaCTTCAAATCGatatagtttatatttatttatatggtATTATAAACagtaatattattttttcttccaaagTATTATCAAATTGCCACTTTACCACTCACTTAAAAATCATACCACTAATATTATTAAATTCTCCTATTTgtgtctatttctggattctctccTTCATTCCAttaatctgattttttttgttgttaatgacAGTAGACTTTTAATAAGTTTTGACAACTGGTAAGGCAAATGTCTActcatttttgttgtttatttttaaatcatttttttaatgaactttagGACAGTCAATGGCTGACAGACTCAAGATAAACTGATATTATAAATAAGGATGTTTGGGAGAAATGCTGAGTTTCACAGCTCTATGCATCTAAATGTTTTCCCATATCCACTCTTTTGTGGATGAATCTGTTCTAGACAGATACTGATCAGGGGTATTAGAATATAATACATCCTGATTGTTTGGGACTTTATGTGATTATGATATAGATAATTGTGTCTTGTACATTATCATGCTACCAGAAGAGTATGTGAAGCACTTTGATTTCTATTCCATTAGAATTTCTTTAATAACTATTAGAAACAAGGTGTCATCAAGtttaaacatatttttcctttattccacTAAATCAAATATCCAATCTTTCTTGTCCTATAAGTCTAACTTTCACTAAGTTAAACCAAATTGCTTTGAACCACCAAAATTTCTCTTTTAACCCAGATATATTTCTGATGATTTTGTAATTATTgcaaaatttcaattttttgcttcctccttccttcctgagaTTTTGTTTCCCTTTGAATTATGCCTTTCAGTAATCTAAGACCTAAACTTGACCACTTAGTGGATTCACCTGTTCTCTAAAAGAGGGGAGAATTATCACATGCAAATATGTCATTTTGCAGGTTTTGGTAGACACCAGGCAAAGAATATTTTTACTGATCGTTTGAGGAGAAATAAAGTACTGATTACAAATGCATAATGACACAGCAGGCatctaaatgaaatataaatatgtaaaaccTCCTAGCTCAACGTGATTTCCTCCCAGTTTGCTTAAGGCCTGGTCTTTTGTCCTTAACAGATTCCCTAAGGGATTtcagccctccctccccccaagagCTCAAGTTTAGtcctctgcttctctctgtgATTTCAATGGCATTCCAGTGTCAGCAGCTCTCCTGTCCCCCATTCTAGAGGAATGTGAGGCTTCTACTTAGCTTTCACCTGTTCTTACCTGTTATGGGCACATAACATGCTCTGAACGAAATGAAGTTTACATCTCCTTGCATTTACCAGCTGAAGGTCTATTACTATTATTTACGAAGAAATATTGTATAGCTGCAGTTGAAAGGCCAAAATGAATCATTACATATGATGAAAGGAGTTACAAATCTTACAGCCATTTCTATTCATTCTCATGTACATTTTCCAATGTCAAGTTTCCAATGTCAAGTTTTCCAAAGTCAGATTTTCCCACTCCGAAGAAGGTAACTCACCCTAGGGTAAAATGTGTCAATCTTTCtccttatttcatcttttttttaagtctgCCTGTCATTGTGCTCTATTATTATGCTTTGAGATTCTGCGTAACTCAACCACTGTAGTCATCTCATAAACCTTGCACTTAAACATGCAAAATAGACTGAAAAAATTCGGGTGCACTTAGGTCTTGAAACTAAATACTTGACAACATCCACAGACTGCAGAAAATCAGATTGGTTATTGGATTTTTAGTActgcttttcttttactttagttCCATTGTTGTATGCAGTCCTTCTTCTTGTGCTATCTGTATATTCCAGGGAAATTGGGTGTAAAATAAGTAGTTGCTTTTAAATTCTGAGCCTTGGGCTCAAATTGCTAAGTGTGCTGaaagcaagttatttaatctcacTGTGTCACAGTAGCAATGAAATGCTGACCGTACCTTTGTATCTGGATTTTAGCAAGAATAGAAAGCATTGCTTCAGGCATTGAATGGTGTTTGCCCCATATTGGTCAAGCACTGGTTAGGTTGGAGACTTTACTATATTAACTCAGATGTTTGGAGAAGGGAAATGTCACCCATGATCATCATATATCACAAGTCAACCATAATCTTAAAATCTTGAATCAAAGCACAGAATATCTGTGGTATTTCTTTGAGGAAACAGGCAGCATAATTATCATTTAGAATAAAGGGGCAACCCAGAAAGTCacctgaagatgttattaaaacAAGCAGAATTTCTACAGGTGAATTGCAGATTTAGGTAAAACTCATAACTTTCTATATTAATTTGCTCAAAATTTTGAATCTGAAATAAGCATAATTGAATTCAAAGCagtatttattataaaaaatatttgtgaagGTAGGTAAGCAGgtaagaaaagggagagggattGAAATGCATTGAAACTTAGTTTTCCATACTCTATGCTGATAATTTTTATATCTTATGGCATTTAAATGTACTGATTTAAATCATAACATCAATCAAACAAAACTACTGAAAACAGAGGAAATTCTTTTTACCATTATGTAACCTCTGTAATGGCTTCCTTATGATATTGTATTCATAAGGATTCCATTTAACTAACTGTAAATTCTGCTTCGTGCTGATCTATGCAGTATAATTAATCTACATTCAGTTCAGTTCAAATAGGAGTCTTCAATGACTCTCTCGACTGTGTTCTTTTTATGCAATTTAGGTAATTAAAACTAAGTGAATCATGAATTGGGCAAACAAGAACTCCTCACAAGAGTTCATACTTCTCGGATTCTCGGACAGGCCCTGGCTGCAGATGCCCCTTCTTGTGGTTCTGTTGATATCCTACACAGTCACCATCTTTGGAAATGTGTCCATCATGATGGCATGCATTCAGGAGCCCAAACTTCATAAACCCATGTACTTCTTTCTCACTAATCTTTCCGTTTTGGATCTCTGTTATACCACAGGCACAGTCCCTCACATGCTGGCAAATATTTGTCAGAATAAAAAGACCATCAACTATGGTGGCTGTGTGGCCCAACTCATCATCTTCCTGGCCCTGGGGGCCACTGAGTGCCTCCTTCTGACCATTATTTTCTTTGACAGGTTTGTGGCAATCTGCAGGCCTCTCCACTATGTAGTCATCATGAGTCCTGTGTTCTGCCAAAGGAGGCCTGCTTTCTCGTGGCTCTCTGGTTCCAGCAACTCAATGTTGCAATCTTCTTTTACCCTTAGCATGCCATGCTTTGATCATCAGGAAGTGGACCACTTCTGTGAGGTCCCTGCCCTTCTCAAGTTGTCATGTGCTGACCCAAAGGCTATTGAGGCTGAGCTCTTTTTCTTTAGTATATTAATTCTGCTAATCCCGGTGACATTGATCCTCACCTCTTATGGTTTCATAGTTCAAGCAGTATTGAGAACCAGATCAGCAGAAGGATGGAGAAAAGCCTTTGGGATATGTGGGTCCCACCTGGTCGTGATGACTCTCTTCTTTGGAACAGCCATCTACATATATCTACAACCACCTTCATCCACCTCTGAGGACTGGGGAAGAATGGTTTCCCTCTTCTATGGAGTCATCACACCCATGTTGAACCCCCTCATCTATAGCCTGCAAAGTAAGGATATTAAAGTGTTCTTCAAGAGGGTGATGTCAAGAACCATTTTCTGTAAGAAATAAGTAATCCATGATGAACAAAATCATCTAGGCCACTCTCTACTTTAAGGTGGTAATAACTTTGAACTAATTTTCTTATCTTCCAGGCCTTCATTATTTGTTTGAATTCtactgaaagttaaaaaaaaaaaattctttctctcttcagGAAGAAATACTGAGATCAAGAGAGCTCATTTCTAAACTAAAAATGTTTCTGCTTTCTAGAGATCACCTAAAGCACTTTGTTCCTTGAAGTCCAGAAATGACGTTTCCCTTCAAAGAATGTCAGACTAGTCAGGAGTCTTAGCAGTTTACTTTCCCATTATAGGCTATTTGTTCTAGAATCATCTTGTGCATTACCTTTGTTAAGTGATTCCATATTTTATGATTAAATATCCAGCAATCTCAAGCCAAAACATATTCCATCAGCACCCAAATCCTCAACCACTTCACATCATCCTATCCCTTGATAAAATCCATCCTATATCCTTTAAGAACTGCTCTAAGCATGTTGGATGGGTCAAATATAACTAGATTTAAAGTAACTAAGGGGGCACATCTTATACTAGAAGCCTAAAATGCTAGTTAAGGGCCACTTCCAAATCTTTtcaattcttcttctttttccttatagACAGCATTTCTCCTTTTTCCCCCTCTTCTGTCAAATTTATTTGTCCCAAGCTCTGCCACAAGCATCTCTCTAAATTATAAGGCTAATGATTTATAGGAATgtcaatggaaattttttttctaatattagtcTGAATTAATTCTTTTCAGTTACtcatttagcaaacatttattattcACTAGGTAGTATTACATCCAAAGACAAACTATTACAATTACTTTACTGAAGGAATTTTCTGGTAATCAGGAAAGGTAGTTTTTTTTAAGTAGACAAGTGTCATGTGCAGGGGAGGCGAGGGATTCTACAGGGGCACATGAGGAGCTGCACATACAAGTAGTGTGATAGGAGAGCTGTCCTTTTGATTTTTCTGGGAGAAACAATTCTCCAACTGAGACACCTAAGTAATTATCTGGAGTTGGCAATGTAAGGACATAGAAGAGGAAACATTTTAGGCAATAAGTGGGATTACACAACAGAGTTTGTCAGAAATTATGAGTAACTTAGTATGATTAAAACAATGCACATGGGACATACAAGATGGTTCCAACAGGTTCGCCAAAATGTTTGGACATTACCCAGTAAGTAAGGCAGAATAATTACCAAATTTTAGCACAAGAGGCAGCATtagaagaaaataactaaaaacctAAGAGCAAagtaaggaatatatatatatatatggctgttgtttttttaactttatttatttccccccttctgtTGTTCGCACTCACCGTCTGCTCTCtcttcattcactgtgtgttcttccatgtctgcttgtctttttttcttttcacctttctctttaggaggcactaggaactgatcccaggacttCCAAACTGGGAAAGGcattcaactgcctgagccacctcagctccctggtctgctgcactcctcactgtgtttcctctgtgtctgcctttGTTGGGTCTTCTTGTTGTACCAGCTCATTGTGGAGCAGGGTGCCAGCTCTACAAGgccaggccaacttgccttccaccaggaggccccaggaatcaaacacagggcctcccatatggtaggcaggagctcaatcacttgagccacatctgtatttcctcatatatttaaattatgttttctaAATGTGACATTGCGAATCAGTCAGAAACAATTACTTTACAGGGTGTCCAAAATGCTGATTGTCTTGAAAACAAATTCTTAAGAAATGCAAGGCAAAAAAACCAGCAAAAATATATGAGATGTCTTTTTCCCCAAACCTATATATACCAATACCATCTCTCACTGGATATATGAAATGCACTTGATAAATGTCTTATCACTAGGCTGTTAGCTCCTTGAGCATAGGAACAAAATTTGATTTGGCTCATCAATGCACTCACTCCCACAATTAGCTGTAAGGGAAGAAAATGTAAATGCAAGTTATTGAAACTGTGAATAGTTATAGCTACTGTggatagttttacttttttatttagttcAATTGAAAATGCAAGTTTTCATTTATTCCATGGAAAGAATTTTCAGAGATATGAAACTATACTGTACAGCTAAGGATAATGGTGATATGACTCACTTTTGCCAACTTCTCtgtcactttaaaacaagggttgCCTTTCTTCTGATTTTCAATGACACATtaatcatttctttctaaggcctAAGGGAAGTTCCTTTAGAAAGTATACTTCTAGTCTGTTCAAGGTAGGTAGGCCTTTTTTATTAAGCATCTGACACTTCTTCCCAAATATACTCTTTTCAATTAAGAAGCCTTTTTAgtatttttggtatttgtaacCAGAGCACCTTACCT encodes the following:
- the LOC131275242 gene encoding putative olfactory receptor 2B3 encodes the protein MNWANKNSSQEFILLGFSDRPWLQMPLLVVLLISYTVTIFGNVSIMMACIQEPKLHKPMYFFLTNLSVLDLCYTTGTVPHMLANICQNKKTINYGGCVAQLIIFLALGATECLLLTIIFFDRFVAICRPLHYVVIMSPVFCQRRPAFSWLSGSSNSMLQSSFTLSMPCFDHQEVDHFCEVPALLKLSCADPKAIEAELFFFSILILLIPVTLILTSYGFIVQAVLRTRSAEGWRKAFGICGSHLVVMTLFFGTAIYIYLQPPSSTSEDWGRMVSLFYGVITPMLNPLIYSLQSKDIKVFFKRVMSRTIFCKK